One Diabrotica virgifera virgifera chromosome 3, PGI_DIABVI_V3a genomic window carries:
- the LOC126882258 gene encoding piggyBac transposable element-derived protein 1-like gives MGIKFFVLCDSNGYAYRFEIYHGAGDNLIIPGTPDLGASSNVVIGLSQTIPNFRHHILYFKNFYTSLPLLIYLRARGIYSLGTVRANRIPNCKLPLDTDIAKEKRGYSIEYVGCSQGVDITTVLWNDNKPVRLMSSYVGIEPFARTNPNISQAKAPRYVRKEKTFVEVDVPQIIKEYNRRMGGVDSMDSIMGRYHIRAKTRDAMTRLFYHLVDMAATNAYFLYRRIQAERSNDSSDIDIGEEKLMDLPDFRDEIAAGLCACQDKRTVGRPSLVTNASQPSTSQIGRRAQHPVQDVRYDKIDHFTTWVSADKKESVNFAKSHKLSPSV, from the coding sequence ATGGGAATTAAATTTTTCGTATTATGCGATTCCAACGGTTACGCTTATCGTTTCGAAATTTATCATGGTGCTGGCGATAATTTGATTATACCTGGGACACCTGATCTTGGAGCCAGCTCGAATGTGGTTATTGGTTTGTCACAAACAATACCCAACTTTAGACACCATATCCTTTATTTCAAAAACTTTTACACATCGCTGCCGTTATTGATTTATTTGCGTGCAAGAGGTATTTACAGTTTAGGCACGGTGCGAGCTAACCGAATTCCAAACTGCAAGCTTCCTTTGGACACGGACATCGCGAAAGAAAAAAGAGGATATTCAATTGAATACGTTGGCTGTTCACAAGGTGTCGATATTACCACAGTTTTATGGAATGACAACAAGCCTGTTCGACTGATGTCAAGCTATGTTGGAATTGAACCATTCGCAAGAACAAATCCAAATATATCGCAAGCAAAGGCTCCACGTTATGTTCGCAAGGAAAAAACATTTGTAGAAGTCGATGTTCCACAAATTATAAAAGAATACAACAGGCGTATGGGTGGAGTAGATTCTATGGACAGTATTATGGGACGATATCACATACGTGCAAAGACTCGTGATGCAATGACACGTCTGTTCTACCATTTGGTCGACATGGCAGCGACAAATGCATACTTTTTATATCGCAGAATACAAGCAGAGAGATCAAATGATTCCAGTGATATTGATATTGGAGAAGAAAAGTTGATGGACCTACCTGATTTCAGAGATGAAATTGCTGCTGGTCTTTGTGCGTGCCAGGATAAGCGTACAGTTGGTCGACCTTCATTAGTCACTAATGCTTCTCAGCCAAGCACATCTCAAATTGGTAGAAGAGCACAACATCCAGTTCAAGACGTTCGTTACGATAAAATTGATCACTTCACAACATGGGTTAGCGCAGATAAAAAAGAAAGTGTAAATTTTGCAAAAAGTCACAAACTCAGTCCGTCTGTTTAA